Proteins encoded together in one Ipomoea triloba cultivar NCNSP0323 chromosome 4, ASM357664v1 window:
- the LOC116015097 gene encoding probable mitochondrial import inner membrane translocase subunit TIM21 isoform X2, translating to MLQTVRRSRFSMNRFICALKSHKNSNAFFENAPAKSVSDVGICGFSSLVSENAAANPFVRRELAESAYASKSSIPANPIARVTNKGLPLLFRDRPNMKHVTTFQAPFQVANINGIKFKMPCFARTFASKASESTGQKRSEGRKEISTVDDPFDAPTYNIPEKPVSFTEGASYSVVILAGLGVAAAAAYAVFKELIFEPKEYKIFGKALDRIQHDSQVRVRIGSPITGYGSESRNRAARQRIPNRIWTDEDGVEHVEVNFYIRGPHGAGKVFAEMFQDKEEKQWKFTYLIVQINSPSPAQLMLESYVPA from the exons ATGCTGCAAACTGTACGGAGAAGCAGATTCTCTATGAACAGATTCATATGTGCCTTAAAATCACACAAAAACTCGAATGCTTTCTTCGAGAACGCGCCTGCCAAGAGTGTTTCTGATGTGGGCATTTGTGGATTTTCTTCTCTGGTCTCGGAAAATGCTGCCGCCAATCCTTTTGTAAGGAGG GAATTAGCAGAATCAGCTTATGCAAGCAAATCTTCTATCCCTGCTAATCCCATAGCTAGG gtcacaaacaaaG GACTTCCTTTACTATTCAGAGATCGTCCAAATATGAAACACGTAACTACTTTTCAGGCACCATTTCAGGTTGCCAATATCAATGGTATAAAATTCAAGATGCCTTGCTTTGCTAGAACATTTGCATCAAAGGCTTCTGAATCAACTGGACAAAAGCGATCAGAG GGCCGAAAAGAGATATCTACCGTTGATGATCCCTTTGATGCTCCCACATATAATATCCCGGAGAAGCCTGTGTCATTTACAGAGGGGGCTTCCTACAGTGTTGTCATTCTTGCGGGGTTAGGAGTTGCTGCCGCTGCTGCATATGCTGTTTTTAAGGAACTTATATTTGAGCCAAAAGA gtacaaaatttttgggAAGGCTCTCGATAGGATTCAACATGACAGCCAG GTTAGGGTGAGAATTGGATCCCCTATTACTGGCTATGGATCAGAAAGTAGGAACCGTGCAGCTCGCCAACGCATTCCAAACAGGATATGGACTGATGAGGACGGGGTTGAACACGTTGAG GTCAATTTCTATATTCGGGGACCACATGGAGCCGGCAAAGTTTTTGCAGAGATGTTCCAAGACAAAGAGGAGAAGCAGTGGAAGTTCACCTATTTGATCGTTCAGATCAATTCACCTTCCCCGGCACAACTGATGCTCGAGTCTTATGTCCCAGCCTGA
- the LOC116017522 gene encoding poly(rC)-binding protein 4-like — MAQQAQPIETSLNPNPPPPGAPSMEDDPYKSTTAKRRRDEDFAEATDEAGTSAEVVPPLKKRVKVSQDIVYRIIVPSKQIGKVIGKVGHRIQKIREETRATIKIADAISRHEERVIIISSKDNDGTFCDAENALHQIVTLILKDDDSNIEALKAGAGHVPANSVRFLIAGSQAGGLIGVSGQNIENLRISTGATVTVLAQHQLPLCASAHESDRVVQVSGDIPAVLRAVVEIGCQLRDNPPRQVITISPTYNLGFNRPLHQYVDPNSAEYVNATMLIPEALAGGLIGRCGSNISRIRTESGATIKVYGGKGEQKQRQIHLGGSAQQVALAKQRIDEYVYSQLMLQTGGQQLQETVQLQQSLQLQQTMQLQQPIPDASASLLQGYTQGHGLYVNSNQGGAMMASYPQVYSSTAANQAPAYYGQSYYPAPPI, encoded by the exons ATGGCTCAGCAAGCTCAGCCAATCGAGACCAGTCTAAACCCTAACCCTCCGCCACCAGGAGCTCCATCGATGGAGGACGATCCGTACAAGTCCACAACCGCAAAGCGCCGCCGCGATGAGGATTTCGCGGAGGCGACGGATGAGGCTGGCACCTCAGCGGAGGTCGTGCCGCCGTTGAAAAAGCGCGTCAAGGTTTCGCAGGATATTGTGTACCGCATCATCGTGCCGTCGAAGCAGATCGGGAAGGTTATTGGTAAAGTGGGGCATCGAATCCAGAAGATTCGAGAGGAGACCAGGGCTACAATTAAGATAGCCGACGCCATATCT AGACATGAAGAGAGGGTTATCATCATCAGTTCGAAAGACAATGATGGCACATTTTGTGATGCTGAGAATGCCCTTCATCAAATTGTGACATTAATTCTGAAG GATGATGATAGCAACATTGAAGCACTGAAAGCTGGTGCTGGGCATGTGCCAGCAAATTCAGTAAGGTTTTTGATTGCTGGTTCTCAAGCAGGTGGTTTGATTGGGGTGTCTGGCCAAAATATTGAGAATTTGAGGATTTCTACCGGGGCTACTGTTACGGTTCTCGCTCAACACCAGTTGCCACTTTGTGCATCTGCCCATGAGTCTGATCGTGTGGTGCAA GTTTCTGGAGATATTCCTGCAGTCCTCAGAGCAGTAGTGGAGATTGGTTGTCAACTGAG GGATAACCCTCCTAGACAAGTAATCACTATAAGCCCAACATATAATCTTGGCTTTAATCGCCCTCTTCATCAATATGTTGATCCAAATTCAG CTGAATATGTAAATGCGACTATGTTGATTCCGGAGGCATTGGCTGGTGGCCTGATAGGGAGGTGTGGCTCCAACATTTCCAGGATAAGAACTGAATCTGGAGCAACAATTAAG GTTTATGGTGGGAAAGGTGAACAAAAGCAAAGACAAATCCATCTTGGCGGTAGTGCACAACAG GTTGCCCTGGCAAAGCAAAGGATTGATGAGTATGTATATTCCCAGCTGATGCTACAAACTGGTGGCCAGCAGCTTCAAGAAACAGTGCAGCTACAGCAATCATTACAGTTGCAACAGACAATGCAGCTACAACAGCCAAT ACCCGATGCATCTGCTTCTCTGTTGCAAGGATATACTCAAGGGCACGGGCTTTATGTTAACAG TAATCAAGGAGGTGCTATGATGGCATCCTACCCACAAGTCTACTCATCAACCGCAGCCAATCAAGCTCCCGCCTATTATGGTCAGTCATATTATCCCGCCCCTCCAATTTAG
- the LOC116017137 gene encoding uncharacterized protein LOC116017137 — protein MEKGEGDGGNAEYWWWAAASTGQLGWGISALRKGYAGSSNLMPVKAFFVASLFVGATASAAVASLLASGIHSVEDMKTVGASIRTGVGIPPRAQDN, from the exons ATGGAAAAGGGGGAGGGAGACGGGGGAAACGCCGAGTACTGGTGGTGGGCGGCTGCGAGTACCGGCCAACTAGGGTGGGGAATCTCCGCTCTTAGAAAAGGCTATGCCGGCAGTTCTAATCTCATGCCAGTCAAAGCTTTTTTCGTTGCCTCACTCTTCGTCGGCGCCACCGCTTCCGCCGCCGTCGCATCGCTTCTCGCCTCTGGCATCCATTCt GTTGAAGATATGAAGACAGTGGGTGCAAGCATAAGAACTGGAGTTGGGATACCTCCAAGGGCACAAGATAACTAG
- the LOC116015097 gene encoding probable mitochondrial import inner membrane translocase subunit TIM21 isoform X1 produces the protein MLQTVRRSRFSMNRFICALKSHKNSNAFFENAPAKSVSDVGICGFSSLVSENAAANPFVRRELAESAYASKSSIPANPIARVTNKGDGLPLLFRDRPNMKHVTTFQAPFQVANINGIKFKMPCFARTFASKASESTGQKRSEGRKEISTVDDPFDAPTYNIPEKPVSFTEGASYSVVILAGLGVAAAAAYAVFKELIFEPKEYKIFGKALDRIQHDSQVRVRIGSPITGYGSESRNRAARQRIPNRIWTDEDGVEHVEVNFYIRGPHGAGKVFAEMFQDKEEKQWKFTYLIVQINSPSPAQLMLESYVPA, from the exons ATGCTGCAAACTGTACGGAGAAGCAGATTCTCTATGAACAGATTCATATGTGCCTTAAAATCACACAAAAACTCGAATGCTTTCTTCGAGAACGCGCCTGCCAAGAGTGTTTCTGATGTGGGCATTTGTGGATTTTCTTCTCTGGTCTCGGAAAATGCTGCCGCCAATCCTTTTGTAAGGAGG GAATTAGCAGAATCAGCTTATGCAAGCAAATCTTCTATCCCTGCTAATCCCATAGCTAGG gtcacaaacaaaGGTGATG GACTTCCTTTACTATTCAGAGATCGTCCAAATATGAAACACGTAACTACTTTTCAGGCACCATTTCAGGTTGCCAATATCAATGGTATAAAATTCAAGATGCCTTGCTTTGCTAGAACATTTGCATCAAAGGCTTCTGAATCAACTGGACAAAAGCGATCAGAG GGCCGAAAAGAGATATCTACCGTTGATGATCCCTTTGATGCTCCCACATATAATATCCCGGAGAAGCCTGTGTCATTTACAGAGGGGGCTTCCTACAGTGTTGTCATTCTTGCGGGGTTAGGAGTTGCTGCCGCTGCTGCATATGCTGTTTTTAAGGAACTTATATTTGAGCCAAAAGA gtacaaaatttttgggAAGGCTCTCGATAGGATTCAACATGACAGCCAG GTTAGGGTGAGAATTGGATCCCCTATTACTGGCTATGGATCAGAAAGTAGGAACCGTGCAGCTCGCCAACGCATTCCAAACAGGATATGGACTGATGAGGACGGGGTTGAACACGTTGAG GTCAATTTCTATATTCGGGGACCACATGGAGCCGGCAAAGTTTTTGCAGAGATGTTCCAAGACAAAGAGGAGAAGCAGTGGAAGTTCACCTATTTGATCGTTCAGATCAATTCACCTTCCCCGGCACAACTGATGCTCGAGTCTTATGTCCCAGCCTGA